Proteins encoded by one window of Vibrio rumoiensis:
- the hemL gene encoding glutamate-1-semialdehyde 2,1-aminomutase gives MSKSAELYQKAQQTIPGGVNSPVRAFNGVGGDPLFIERADGALIFDADGKAYIDYVGSWGPMILGHNNSAIRNAVIKAAERGLSFGAPTKTEIKMAELVSEMVPSMEQLRMVSSGTEATMSAIRLARGFTGRDKILKFEGCYHGHADSLLVKAGSGALTLGQPSSPGVPADFAKHTLTATFNDLDSVRALFEANPEQIACIIVEPVAGNMNCIPPVEGFLEGLRDICDEHKALLIFDEVMTGFRVAQGGAQDYYDIKPDLTTLGKIIGGGMPVGAFGGRKDVMQYIAPTGPVYQAGTLSGNPIAMAAGLACLKELKGEENEARLAKRTKQLTKGLKKAAEKHGIPFAVNRVGGMFGFFFTDQKHITCYEDVTKCDTERFKRFFHLMLEHGIYLAPSAFEASFMSLAHSSREIEATLEAADRCFAIMAQDK, from the coding sequence ATGAGCAAATCTGCTGAACTATACCAAAAAGCCCAACAAACCATTCCTGGTGGCGTTAACTCTCCGGTAAGAGCCTTTAACGGTGTGGGCGGTGATCCCCTATTTATTGAACGTGCTGATGGTGCATTAATTTTTGATGCCGATGGCAAAGCTTATATTGATTATGTTGGCTCTTGGGGTCCAATGATCCTTGGGCATAATAATTCTGCAATTCGTAATGCAGTGATTAAAGCAGCAGAGCGTGGACTAAGCTTTGGCGCTCCAACCAAAACTGAAATCAAAATGGCAGAATTAGTTTCAGAGATGGTGCCATCGATGGAACAACTTCGCATGGTAAGCTCTGGTACAGAAGCCACCATGAGTGCGATTCGTTTAGCTCGTGGGTTTACCGGTCGAGATAAAATCCTAAAATTTGAAGGTTGCTATCACGGCCATGCAGATAGCTTATTAGTAAAAGCAGGCTCTGGTGCATTGACTCTAGGCCAACCTAGCTCTCCAGGCGTTCCGGCTGATTTTGCTAAGCACACCTTAACCGCCACCTTTAATGATTTAGATTCTGTACGTGCATTATTTGAAGCAAATCCAGAGCAAATCGCTTGTATTATTGTAGAGCCGGTTGCCGGCAACATGAACTGCATCCCGCCAGTTGAAGGTTTCCTAGAAGGTCTACGTGACATTTGTGATGAGCACAAAGCACTACTGATTTTTGATGAAGTCATGACGGGCTTTCGTGTTGCTCAAGGTGGCGCACAGGACTACTACGATATTAAGCCTGATTTAACCACACTAGGTAAAATCATCGGTGGTGGTATGCCTGTCGGTGCTTTCGGTGGTCGTAAAGATGTCATGCAATATATCGCACCAACCGGTCCGGTTTATCAGGCGGGTACTTTATCAGGCAACCCAATCGCAATGGCGGCAGGCCTCGCTTGTTTGAAAGAACTGAAAGGCGAAGAGAATGAAGCTCGTCTGGCTAAGCGAACAAAACAGTTAACCAAAGGCTTAAAGAAAGCCGCTGAAAAGCATGGTATTCCATTTGCCGTTAATCGTGTTGGTGGAATGTTTGGCTTCTTTTTTACCGATCAAAAACACATTACTTGCTACGAAGATGTGACCAAGTGTGATACCGAGCGCTTTAAGCGTTTCTTCCACTTAATGTTAGAGCACGGTATTTATCTTGCTCCTTCAGCATTTGAAGCAAGCTTTATGTCTCTGGCTCACTCATCTCGTGAAATTGAAGCCACACTTGAAGCCGCTGATCGTTGTTTTGCAATTATGGCGCAAGATAAATAA
- the tyrS gene encoding tyrosine--tRNA ligase, which translates to MSSIEAALAEIKRGVEELIPEEELIAKLKEGRPLRIKLGADPTAPDIHLGHTVILNKLRAFQELGHEVTFLIGDFTGMVGDPTGKNTTRPPLTREDVLANAETYKQQVFKILDPAKTKIQFNSEWLSELGAEGMIRLAANQTVARMLERDDFKKRYSNNQPIAIHEFMYPLLQGYDSVAMETDVELGGTDQKFNLLMGRELQKSNGQKPQVVLMMPLLVGLDGEKKMSKSAHNYIGVSESPTEMFGKIMSISDVLMWSYYELLSFRPLEEIEQFKADVEAGKNPRDIKILLAKEIIARFHSEADADAAEQEFINRFQKGAMPDEMPEFEFEAGTAIGNVLKEAGLVGSTSDAMRMIRQGAAKIDGAKIEDTKLVPETGTSVYQVGKRKFARITIK; encoded by the coding sequence ATGTCGAGTATTGAAGCGGCACTGGCTGAAATTAAGCGTGGTGTAGAAGAGCTAATTCCAGAAGAAGAACTGATTGCCAAATTAAAAGAAGGCCGCCCTTTAAGAATTAAACTTGGTGCCGATCCAACGGCACCAGATATCCATTTAGGTCATACCGTTATTTTAAACAAGTTACGTGCATTCCAAGAGCTGGGCCACGAAGTGACTTTTTTAATTGGTGATTTCACTGGTATGGTCGGTGATCCAACGGGTAAAAACACGACTCGTCCACCGTTGACTCGTGAAGATGTTTTGGCGAATGCGGAAACGTATAAGCAGCAAGTCTTTAAAATTCTAGATCCTGCAAAAACCAAAATTCAATTTAACTCTGAGTGGTTATCTGAGCTTGGCGCAGAAGGCATGATTCGTCTTGCGGCCAATCAAACGGTAGCTCGTATGCTTGAGCGTGATGACTTTAAAAAGCGTTACTCAAACAATCAGCCAATTGCAATTCATGAATTTATGTATCCTTTACTTCAAGGCTACGACTCTGTTGCGATGGAAACCGATGTTGAGCTTGGCGGTACTGACCAAAAGTTCAATTTATTGATGGGGCGCGAACTACAAAAATCCAATGGTCAAAAACCGCAAGTGGTATTGATGATGCCTTTGTTGGTTGGTTTAGACGGTGAAAAGAAAATGTCTAAATCGGCACATAACTATATTGGTGTGAGCGAGTCGCCAACTGAAATGTTTGGTAAAATCATGTCTATTTCTGATGTGTTAATGTGGAGCTACTACGAGTTGCTTTCATTCCGCCCATTAGAAGAAATAGAACAATTTAAAGCGGATGTTGAAGCGGGTAAGAACCCTCGTGATATTAAGATCCTATTGGCGAAAGAAATCATTGCACGTTTCCACAGTGAAGCCGATGCAGATGCCGCTGAGCAAGAGTTCATTAACCGTTTCCAAAAAGGTGCCATGCCAGATGAAATGCCTGAGTTTGAGTTTGAAGCTGGCACTGCTATTGGTAATGTATTAAAAGAAGCAGGTTTAGTTGGTTCAACCTCTGATGCAATGCGTATGATTCGTCAGGGCGCCGCTAAAATTGATGGTGCTAAAATTGAAGATACGAAATTAGTACCAGAAACGGGTACCTCGGTATATCAAGTAGGTAAGCGTAAGTTTGCTCGTATAACGATAAAGTAA
- a CDS encoding AI-2E family transporter: protein MPNKFKMTATHWVLIIALLCAAYACYLLITPYINSIVIAFIVSLLTFPLHNKLNQRWPNHRNSTAFLSCLLLTFVIVLPLLAIFASIIQQGAHLSQTVYTWATQGGIQQVLAEPYVVKGLSIINHYLPFDNIEPQEIAQRAAKFVSQFGSTLVSVGAGILGDATNFIMNFFLMLFVLFFLLRDQEKLFNAIRHILPFSRSQEDRLLSEIEQVSKSAVLGSFLTAIAQGIVGGLAFWIVGLPGLFLGTMIGAASFIPVVGTALVWVPAAAYLFFTGEISWAIFIVVWGIVVIGSIDNLLRPLLMQGSAGMDTLMIFFALLGGIQLFGLIGLIYGPLIFAITIVLFKMYEEEFKHFLNMQDNS, encoded by the coding sequence ATGCCCAATAAATTCAAGATGACAGCCACACATTGGGTGCTGATCATTGCCCTACTTTGCGCCGCTTATGCCTGTTATTTATTAATCACACCTTATATAAACTCGATTGTTATCGCATTTATTGTTTCGCTATTAACCTTTCCATTACACAATAAATTAAACCAGCGTTGGCCAAACCATCGTAATAGTACCGCTTTTCTTTCCTGCTTATTATTGACCTTTGTGATAGTGCTTCCTTTACTTGCTATTTTTGCATCTATCATTCAGCAAGGGGCTCATTTATCGCAAACGGTTTATACATGGGCTACTCAAGGAGGAATCCAACAAGTACTCGCGGAACCTTACGTAGTAAAAGGGCTCAGCATTATTAATCACTACTTACCATTTGATAATATTGAGCCTCAAGAAATCGCTCAACGAGCCGCCAAATTTGTATCACAATTTGGCTCAACATTGGTATCGGTTGGTGCTGGCATTCTTGGTGATGCAACCAACTTCATCATGAATTTCTTCTTAATGTTATTTGTCTTATTTTTCCTGTTACGCGATCAAGAAAAGCTATTTAATGCTATTCGACACATATTACCTTTCTCTCGTAGCCAAGAAGATCGTCTATTAAGTGAAATTGAGCAAGTTTCAAAATCGGCTGTGTTAGGTTCGTTTTTAACCGCTATAGCACAAGGGATCGTTGGTGGATTAGCTTTTTGGATCGTCGGGTTACCGGGCCTATTTTTAGGCACCATGATTGGTGCCGCCTCGTTTATTCCTGTCGTCGGGACTGCATTGGTATGGGTTCCAGCAGCTGCTTATTTATTTTTCACCGGAGAAATCAGTTGGGCTATTTTCATTGTCGTATGGGGAATTGTGGTCATAGGCTCTATTGATAACCTATTACGTCCATTGTTAATGCAAGGTAGCGCTGGCATGGATACCTTAATGATTTTCTTTGCACTGCTTGGCGGGATTCAATTATTTGGTTTGATTGGGCTGATCTACGGACCACTCATTTTCGCCATTACCATTGTGCTATTTAAAATGTACGAAGAAGAATTTAAGCACTTCCTCAATATGCAGGACAACAGCTAA
- a CDS encoding TRIC cation channel family protein, translated as MHISLLYFFDLFGTAIFAISGVLLAARLKMDPFGMVVLASVTAIGGGSIRDMMLGATPVFWIIDNNYLWVIFITCLATLLLVRQPKQLPWYILPVCDAIGLAVFVGIGVEKTLLLQDSMMIAVIMGVLTGCGGGIIRDILAREIPMVLRSEIYATACIVGGIIHTLALYFGLSSQAAFLLGVVSTLSIRLAAIRWHLSLPTLSMKG; from the coding sequence ATGCATATCAGCCTACTGTATTTTTTTGATTTATTCGGCACTGCCATCTTTGCCATTTCAGGAGTACTGCTCGCGGCTCGTTTGAAAATGGACCCTTTTGGTATGGTCGTACTCGCCAGCGTGACCGCTATTGGTGGCGGTTCGATTCGGGATATGATGTTAGGGGCAACTCCCGTTTTTTGGATTATCGATAATAATTATTTATGGGTTATCTTTATTACCTGTTTAGCAACACTATTACTGGTTAGACAACCTAAACAACTACCTTGGTATATTTTGCCAGTATGTGATGCTATTGGCTTGGCAGTATTTGTCGGAATTGGCGTTGAAAAAACATTGTTATTACAAGACTCAATGATGATTGCAGTGATCATGGGAGTCTTAACCGGCTGCGGCGGCGGGATTATTCGAGATATTCTTGCCCGTGAAATTCCGATGGTATTGCGCAGTGAAATCTATGCGACCGCTTGTATTGTCGGAGGAATCATTCACACCCTTGCTTTATATTTTGGCCTATCTTCCCAAGCCGCATTTTTGCTCGGGGTCGTCTCAACATTAAGCATTCGCTTAGCGGCAATACGCTGGCACTTATCTTTGCCAACCTTATCAATGAAAGGATAA
- the mtnN gene encoding 5'-methylthioadenosine/S-adenosylhomocysteine nucleosidase — MKVGIIGAMEQEVAILKESLVGCEMTTKGGCTFYTGSINNVKIILLQSGIGKVSASIGTTLLIECFQPDVIINTGSAGGFDSSLNLGDVVISTEVRHHDADVTAFGYEMGQMAGQPAAFSADPTLIDITEKALQDMKDTHAVRGLICTGDAFICTPEKQTFIRQHFPSVIAVEMEASAVAQTCHQFRKPFVVVRAISDVADKESPMSFDEFLPLAAKRSSEMVINMLSQMK, encoded by the coding sequence ATGAAAGTTGGCATTATTGGCGCGATGGAACAAGAGGTTGCGATTCTAAAAGAATCACTAGTGGGTTGTGAAATGACAACTAAAGGTGGTTGCACCTTTTATACAGGCAGCATTAATAATGTAAAAATAATCCTTCTTCAATCTGGTATTGGCAAAGTATCGGCCAGTATAGGTACAACCCTTCTCATCGAATGTTTTCAACCAGACGTCATTATCAATACAGGTTCTGCTGGCGGATTCGATTCAAGCTTAAATCTAGGTGATGTGGTTATTTCGACTGAAGTTCGTCACCATGATGCTGATGTCACTGCTTTTGGTTATGAAATGGGACAGATGGCAGGTCAACCAGCCGCCTTTAGCGCAGACCCAACCTTAATTGATATCACCGAAAAAGCACTCCAAGATATGAAAGACACTCACGCAGTACGCGGGTTAATTTGTACGGGTGACGCTTTTATTTGTACTCCGGAAAAGCAAACATTTATTCGCCAGCATTTCCCTAGCGTCATTGCCGTCGAAATGGAAGCATCAGCGGTTGCGCAGACTTGTCATCAGTTCCGCAAACCATTCGTGGTTGTGCGTGCCATTTCAGATGTCGCCGATAAAGAGTCACCAATGAGCTTTGATGAGTTTTTGCCTCTTGCGGCAAAACGTTCATCAGAAATGGTGATCAACATGCTATCTCAAATGAAATAA
- a CDS encoding peptidoglycan DD-metalloendopeptidase family protein, whose amino-acid sequence MRAFISQLPLIHKSLIGLVSALTVIIAFSLPNMDELTTHEPRLQIGKHYPLSIPEDILTPQGPPKVFTDWETYTVKPGESTALLFNRIGLSAQLLYQLVSSDKQIEQQLTRLRPGDKLIFGFDEEHQFTQLIRPISAYESFRISKVKDGFRSHIEKKEIKKHFNHSEATITSNFWNAAITSGLTPNQIMSLAGIFGWDIDFALDIRSGDHFEVLFEEQFVEGQNIGGGNILAAVFTNQGTTFKAILNPEDGNYYDQNGRAMKKAFLRSPIDFRRVTSNFNPTRRHPVTGKVVAHRGTDYAAPVGTPIWAAGDGIVEKSGYNQFNGNYVFLRHSSTYITKYLHMKKRLVKTGQRVKQGDTIGTLGGTGRVTGPHLHYEFLVNGVHKNPRTVDLPQSRSLTGEKKTRFIALAKQQLDKLKQYDHRLIAQGK is encoded by the coding sequence ATGCGTGCATTCATCAGTCAATTACCTCTTATTCATAAATCTCTGATCGGTTTGGTCAGTGCTTTAACCGTTATTATTGCGTTTTCTTTGCCTAATATGGACGAGTTAACAACCCATGAGCCGCGTTTACAAATTGGGAAACACTACCCTCTCAGCATTCCAGAAGATATATTAACGCCACAAGGCCCCCCCAAAGTATTTACCGATTGGGAAACCTACACCGTAAAACCAGGTGAAAGCACCGCATTACTTTTTAATCGTATTGGTTTATCAGCTCAACTACTCTATCAACTCGTCTCATCGGATAAACAAATTGAGCAACAACTCACCCGTTTGCGCCCAGGTGATAAACTTATCTTTGGCTTCGATGAAGAGCATCAATTTACCCAATTAATCCGCCCTATCTCGGCTTATGAATCATTTCGTATCTCCAAAGTAAAAGATGGATTCCGCTCTCATATAGAAAAGAAAGAAATTAAAAAACATTTCAACCATTCTGAAGCGACGATTACTTCTAACTTTTGGAACGCGGCAATCACATCAGGTTTAACACCAAATCAAATTATGTCGCTTGCGGGGATTTTTGGTTGGGATATCGACTTTGCTCTCGATATTCGTTCTGGTGATCATTTTGAAGTGTTATTTGAAGAGCAATTTGTTGAAGGTCAAAACATTGGCGGTGGTAACATTCTCGCCGCCGTGTTCACCAACCAAGGTACAACGTTTAAAGCTATTTTAAACCCTGAAGATGGCAACTATTACGACCAAAATGGCCGAGCAATGAAAAAAGCCTTTCTACGCTCACCGATTGATTTTCGTCGAGTTACCTCTAACTTCAACCCAACTCGTCGCCATCCTGTAACAGGGAAAGTCGTGGCTCACCGAGGCACCGATTATGCTGCGCCGGTCGGCACTCCAATTTGGGCTGCTGGTGATGGCATTGTAGAAAAATCAGGCTATAACCAATTTAACGGTAACTACGTGTTTTTACGCCATAGTAGCACCTACATCACCAAGTATTTACACATGAAAAAGCGTTTAGTAAAAACAGGGCAAAGAGTAAAACAAGGTGACACTATTGGCACATTAGGTGGAACCGGGCGAGTAACCGGCCCTCATTTACACTATGAATTCCTCGTCAATGGCGTTCATAAAAATCCAAGGACGGTTGATTTACCTCAGTCTAGGTCTCTCACCGGAGAAAAGAAAACGCGTTTTATTGCTTTAGCAAAACAACAACTGGATAAATTAAAGCAATACGATCATCGCTTAATTGCCCAAGGAAAGTAA
- a CDS encoding helical backbone metal receptor → MYSRALALFILLATFFVPSTFAENLSPHIAQRVITLSPHATELAYSAGLGPKLVGVSQASDYPLAAQKIEQVANYQGIKLERILALQPDLVIAWKKNASSRELEQLEKFGIPIYYSSIDSLDDISKNLRQLSLWASDPSIGQKNADIFDATLEQLRARYQTQSKVRYFYQLSQKPMMSVTTPNWPTDIFHLCGGENILTDNTVAYPQVGVEQVIALKPDVIFTPQAATTTDTIWKNWPHIPAVKNNFVWSLNPDWSSRPTMRSLKAIKQVCDYFDQARSTYAK, encoded by the coding sequence ATGTACTCCCGTGCTTTAGCGCTTTTTATTTTGCTAGCGACTTTTTTCGTCCCTAGCACATTTGCTGAAAATCTATCACCTCACATTGCACAACGTGTAATAACGTTATCTCCACATGCGACTGAACTCGCCTATTCCGCAGGCTTAGGCCCGAAACTCGTTGGGGTTAGCCAAGCCAGTGATTACCCATTAGCCGCTCAAAAAATAGAACAAGTCGCTAATTATCAAGGTATCAAATTGGAGCGTATTTTAGCGCTTCAGCCTGACTTAGTGATCGCTTGGAAAAAGAACGCCAGTTCACGAGAACTTGAACAACTAGAGAAATTTGGTATTCCCATATACTACTCATCCATTGATAGCTTAGATGACATATCTAAAAACCTTAGACAACTCAGCCTTTGGGCGAGTGATCCCTCAATTGGTCAGAAAAATGCAGATATCTTCGACGCAACTTTAGAACAACTAAGAGCCCGATATCAGACTCAATCTAAGGTTCGTTACTTTTATCAACTTAGTCAAAAGCCGATGATGTCAGTCACCACACCTAATTGGCCGACCGATATTTTTCATCTCTGTGGTGGGGAGAATATATTGACCGATAATACCGTCGCTTATCCACAAGTTGGCGTTGAGCAAGTCATCGCGCTTAAACCCGATGTAATATTCACACCTCAGGCGGCGACAACAACTGACACTATATGGAAAAATTGGCCACACATTCCCGCTGTAAAAAACAATTTTGTTTGGTCACTTAACCCAGATTGGTCATCACGCCCAACTATGCGTAGCTTAAAAGCAATAAAGCAAGTGTGTGATTACTTTGATCAAGCACGCTCTACGTACGCTAAATAA
- the erpA gene encoding iron-sulfur cluster insertion protein ErpA, protein MSDEQLPLSFSDTAASRVKVLISEEENPDLKLRVYITGGGCSGFQYGFTFDENVNDGDTTIVKQGVTLVVDPMSLQYLIGGVVDYTEGLEGSRFFVNNPNATTTCGCGASFSV, encoded by the coding sequence ATGAGCGATGAGCAATTACCATTATCTTTTTCTGACACTGCAGCGTCTCGCGTTAAGGTGCTGATTTCTGAAGAAGAAAACCCAGATCTAAAATTGCGCGTGTATATTACTGGTGGCGGTTGTAGTGGTTTCCAATACGGTTTTACTTTCGATGAGAACGTGAATGACGGAGATACCACGATCGTCAAACAAGGCGTTACATTGGTGGTTGATCCAATGAGCCTTCAATACCTAATTGGTGGTGTGGTTGATTATACCGAAGGCCTTGAAGGTTCTCGTTTCTTCGTTAACAACCCGAATGCGACAACTACATGTGGCTGTGGTGCATCATTTAGCGTGTAG
- a CDS encoding glutamate synthase subunit beta translates to MGKPTGFLEHGRELPKKIDPSVRIQDNKEFVLDEEFGEKINTQASRCMDCGVPFCHSGCPIGNIIPEFNDAVYRDSWEEAWNILSSTNNFPEFTGRVCPAPCETACVLGINQDPITICNIEKNIAERAYKEGFAKARKPRSRTGKTIAIVGSGPAGLSAAEQLNAAGHSVTVFERDEKIGGLLRFGIPDFKLSMEVIDRKLDLMRDAGVKFEVNAHIGVNINAQQLRQEFDVILLTGGSTVPRDLPIPGRELKGVHFAMEFLGQNNRRANNMDLKGEEIHAKNDHVVVIGGGDTGSDCVGTSNRHGAASITQVEIMPIPPEKRPANQPWPQYPMIMKTTTSHEEGCERHWNILTKEFIGDENGNVKELRIADIVWDDAKPGERPGFKEVEGSERVIPCTKAFLAMGFLYPEPTGVLAQLDIKLDDRGNVATDGYATNQKGVFAAGDMRTGQSLVVRCINEGRECARAVDAYLMGNSHLEARADSLMKSA, encoded by the coding sequence ATGGGTAAGCCTACTGGATTTTTAGAGCACGGACGTGAACTACCGAAAAAAATCGATCCGAGTGTTCGTATACAAGACAATAAAGAGTTCGTACTCGATGAGGAGTTTGGTGAAAAAATCAATACTCAAGCTTCTCGTTGTATGGACTGTGGTGTGCCGTTTTGTCATAGCGGCTGCCCAATTGGGAACATCATTCCTGAATTTAACGATGCGGTATACCGTGATAGCTGGGAAGAAGCTTGGAATATTCTAAGCAGCACCAATAACTTTCCAGAATTTACCGGTCGAGTGTGTCCTGCACCATGTGAAACCGCTTGTGTACTGGGTATTAACCAAGACCCTATTACCATTTGTAATATTGAGAAAAATATTGCAGAGCGCGCCTATAAAGAAGGCTTTGCGAAAGCACGTAAACCTCGTAGCCGTACAGGGAAAACCATTGCAATTGTCGGCTCTGGACCTGCTGGGTTATCGGCAGCAGAACAGCTCAATGCCGCAGGTCACTCAGTGACCGTATTCGAGCGTGATGAGAAAATTGGAGGTCTACTGCGTTTTGGTATCCCTGATTTTAAACTCAGTATGGAAGTCATTGACCGTAAACTTGATCTCATGCGTGATGCTGGTGTGAAATTTGAAGTTAACGCTCACATCGGTGTTAACATCAATGCACAGCAACTACGCCAAGAGTTTGATGTCATTCTCCTTACAGGTGGTTCAACGGTACCTCGAGATTTACCGATTCCTGGTCGTGAGCTAAAAGGGGTTCATTTTGCGATGGAATTCCTAGGTCAAAACAACCGCCGCGCCAATAATATGGATCTGAAAGGTGAAGAAATTCACGCGAAAAATGATCACGTTGTGGTGATTGGTGGTGGTGACACGGGCTCTGACTGTGTAGGTACTTCTAACCGCCATGGTGCCGCGAGCATTACTCAGGTGGAGATCATGCCGATCCCACCAGAGAAACGTCCAGCGAACCAACCTTGGCCTCAATACCCAATGATCATGAAAACCACCACTTCTCACGAAGAAGGGTGTGAGCGTCATTGGAATATTCTGACCAAAGAATTCATCGGCGATGAAAATGGTAATGTGAAAGAATTACGCATTGCGGACATTGTTTGGGATGATGCCAAGCCGGGTGAGCGCCCTGGATTTAAAGAAGTGGAAGGCTCTGAACGAGTCATTCCTTGTACCAAAGCTTTCTTAGCAATGGGCTTCTTATATCCAGAGCCAACTGGTGTACTGGCTCAACTTGACATTAAACTCGATGACCGAGGCAATGTTGCGACCGATGGTTATGCGACCAATCAAAAAGGTGTCTTTGCTGCCGGTGATATGCGTACAGGCCAATCCCTCGTTGTTCGTTGTATCAATGAAGGGCGTGAATGTGCTCGCGCTGTGGATGCATATCTAATGGGTAACTCACACTTAGAAGCAAGAGCAGATTCTCTCATGAAATCGGCTTAA
- a CDS encoding DUF1499 domain-containing protein, producing MRKFNTLAMVILLTGCTQSHAMKDNNPDLLCSSKPNCVSTQELRSDYQVAPFELISEATTIDEIEQVALTLKRTKTVKKTDDRLHLESTSLVFRFVDDLEIVKQGLQLQVRSKSRVGYSDFGVNKSRVETLRQKLIAANLLKPMP from the coding sequence ATGCGAAAGTTCAATACGTTAGCTATGGTTATATTACTTACTGGTTGTACTCAGAGTCATGCTATGAAAGATAATAATCCCGATTTACTATGTAGCTCGAAGCCTAACTGTGTTTCCACTCAAGAGCTAAGAAGTGATTACCAAGTCGCACCATTTGAACTCATTTCAGAAGCCACTACTATCGATGAAATAGAGCAAGTGGCACTGACCTTAAAAAGAACCAAAACAGTCAAAAAAACCGATGACCGACTACATTTAGAATCCACCAGCCTAGTTTTTCGCTTTGTTGATGACCTTGAGATTGTCAAACAAGGCCTACAGCTTCAGGTTCGCTCAAAATCTCGTGTTGGTTATTCTGATTTTGGTGTAAATAAAAGCCGTGTAGAAACATTACGTCAAAAATTAATTGCGGCAAACTTGCTCAAACCAATGCCTTAA
- the rsmC gene encoding 16S rRNA (guanine(1207)-N(2))-methyltransferase RsmC, whose protein sequence is MSSYTAPSQIAQRQLEYFHGKHVLIAGEAEDLFCLELAKHCESVSIFTTHYGYHKQFEQHTNIQSYFGAQLEHDTKADMLLLYWPKAKAEAEYLLAMLMDKLGVNTEICVVGENRSGVKSIEKMFSQYGIVKKYDSARRCSFYWGQSKAAAKPFKLAEWYKSYPLTIGQDTLTIKSLPGVFSHGEFDKGSELLLETLPRLKGRVLDFGCGAGVIGCVMATRNPSISVEMCDISALAIESSKATLEANGLNGKVFASDIYSDITGKYDYLISNPPFHSGLDTNYSAAEMLLSQAPQYLSHAGQMIIVANNFLKYQSIIHKAFDEYQTLDKNTKFSIYSATKK, encoded by the coding sequence ATGTCCTCGTACACTGCGCCAAGTCAAATTGCACAACGTCAACTCGAATACTTTCACGGCAAGCATGTATTAATTGCTGGTGAAGCTGAAGATTTATTCTGTCTCGAATTGGCCAAGCATTGTGAATCAGTATCCATTTTTACCACTCACTATGGCTATCACAAGCAATTTGAACAACATACGAATATTCAATCTTACTTTGGGGCACAATTAGAACACGACACTAAAGCAGATATGTTGCTGCTATATTGGCCCAAAGCCAAAGCAGAAGCCGAATACTTACTCGCAATGCTAATGGATAAACTTGGCGTTAATACTGAAATTTGTGTTGTTGGAGAAAACCGTTCTGGCGTCAAGAGTATTGAAAAAATGTTTAGCCAATACGGCATTGTCAAAAAATACGATTCAGCCAGACGCTGCTCATTTTATTGGGGTCAGTCCAAAGCCGCTGCAAAACCATTTAAATTAGCTGAATGGTATAAAAGCTACCCTCTCACAATTGGACAAGATACCCTAACAATTAAAAGCTTACCGGGCGTATTCAGCCATGGCGAGTTTGACAAAGGTAGCGAACTGCTCCTAGAAACCCTCCCAAGATTAAAAGGGCGAGTCTTAGATTTTGGTTGCGGAGCTGGTGTGATTGGTTGCGTCATGGCCACTCGAAATCCGAGTATTTCAGTTGAGATGTGTGACATCAGTGCTCTAGCAATTGAATCTAGTAAGGCGACTTTAGAAGCCAATGGACTAAATGGGAAAGTATTTGCCTCCGATATTTATTCCGATATCACTGGAAAATATGATTATTTGATCAGCAACCCCCCTTTCCACTCAGGGTTAGATACCAATTATTCAGCAGCAGAAATGTTACTATCACAAGCACCGCAATATTTATCTCATGCGGGGCAGATGATCATCGTGGCCAATAACTTCTTAAAATACCAATCGATTATCCATAAAGCTTTTGACGAATACCAAACTCTCGATAAAAATACTAAATTCTCGATTTATTCTGCGACAAAAAAATAA